The Acutalibacter muris genomic sequence TGAACTGGATGTTCATGAACCCGGACGTGCTGCTGTCCCCGGACTACGCCCCCACAGCCGAACTGCTGCGGTGCGCCCGGTATGCCGCCGGGGCGGCCTGCGTGGTGGGGCATATCTTCCCGGTATACTACGGCTTCCGGGGCGGTAAGGGTATAGTGGCCGCGGCGGCCATGATAGCCCTTACGGACTGGCGGGTGTTTCTGGCTGTTATTGCTACCTTTGGCCTACTGTTCCTGTGGAGGAAAATAATCTCCCTGGCCTCTGTGACCTGCGCGGCGCTGTACCCGGTGTACACGTTCCTGATAGTGTTCTTGGTGGACTTTCAGAGATGGGGGCGCCCTGTCTGGTACTTACTGACGGCCGTTGGAGTGAGCCTGTTTGTGGGGGCGCTGGTGCTCATAAAGCATAGGGCTAATATTGGCAGGCTCTTGAGGGGCGAGGAGAAGCCCATAGTGGGGAGGAAGTAGGAGGTGTGTTATGGACTGCAATTTTATAACGGCGGAGGGCCGGTTCAATTTCCGGGCAGCGGCAGTGATACCCCACGGCGGCAGGCTGCTGGGGATGCGCGATGAGGCAGACAGCGACCATTTCCACTACCTGCCAGGCGGGCGTGTGCACTTGAACGAGACAATGGCGGAGGCTTTGCAGAGGGAGATTTGGGAGGAGCTGGGCGTGTCCTCAAGGGTGGTACGGCCACTATGGCTTCGGGAAAGCATTGACGGCCGTACTGAGCCGCCATATCATGGGCTGGAGGTATACTTCCTAGTGGAGCTGGACTGGGGCGCTCTGCCAAGCCTGGAGGGGCATTTTAACCGGGTGGATACCGACGGTTGCCGGCACTTCTTTCAGTGGCTGGAGCTTGGGGACTCGCCGGACTATATTCACCCGGACTTTGTCCAGCAGAGCTTTCCGAACCTGCCGGAGCGGTTTACTTTGATCACGGAAAACAGCGCTGTCCTTCCCGGCGGCGACGTTAAATTTCCCACATCTGAGGGTCTTTTCAATTTCCGCACAGCAGGGATATTTGTGCATAACGGACTGCTCCTTGCCATGAAGGAGCCAAATATTGACCACTACTACCTGCCAGGGGGCCGGGTACGCATGAACGAGACCATGGAGGAGGGCCTGTGCCGGGAGATAGGCGAGGAGCTGGGTCTGAGCGCCCGGAGCGTCAGGCCCCTTTGGCTGTGCGAGAGCTTTTTTGTTTTGGGGGAGCGGCCGGTCCATGAGATAGCCATGTACTATCTTGCGGAGATGGACTGGTGCGGGCTCCCGTCACTTCGGGAAGAGTTTACTTTGGCCGACAGTGACGGCGAGGAGCATAACTACCGCTGGTTGACTGTGGAGGAGGTGCGCTCAGCGCGGATTTACCCCGTCCCCATGCAGAAGCACTGGCCGGGGCTGCCCGGGGAATTTACTTTTTTCAGCGACGTGCGGGACCGTCGAAGCTTGTAAAAATTCACAGAAAATTCACATTTACACATATGTTGCGTTCCAGGGATTGACTTTTGACGCGAAATGTATTATTATTAACATGAACTCCAATAATATTTGCAGATGAAAAATTCCGGGCGGGGGCCAGAATTGTGGCCTTGACGGCCCCATAGGAAGTGGAAATTTGGATAAATATGTGATTCATGGCGGTCGCCGCCTTTGTGGCGAGGTCGTAATAAACGGCGCTAAAAATGCCGCGGTGGCCATACTGCCGGCGGTGATCCTGTCCGACTCCCCCTGCCGTATCGAGAACCTGCCGGATATTTCCGACGTTAAAAACGCCGCATATATCCTGGAGGAGATGGGGGCTGTGGTTAGCTACCCGGACCGGCACACAATAGAGATTGATCCTAGGCCTATTGACACCCATGTTGTCAGCGCCGAGGTGGCCCGGCGTATGCGGGGCTCCTACTACTTTATCGGCGCGCTTCTGGGCCGGTGCAGACGGGCTTTGGTGCCCCTGCCGGGTGGCTGCGACTTCGGGGTGCGGCCCATTGACCAGCATTTGAAGGGCTTCGAGGCTCTGGGCTGCGAGCACAGCCTTGATAACGGCGGTATGATCTCCGTGGTGGCTCCCAATGATCTTTTTGGGGCGCATATCTACCTGGACATGGTGTCTGTGGGAGCAACGATCAATATCATGCTCACGGCGGTAAAGGCCCGTGGGGTGACGGTAATTGAGAACGCCGCAAGGGAACCCCACGTGGTGGATCTTGCGAACTTTTTGAACACCATGGGCGCGGACGTGCGGGGCGCGGGCACCGATACCATAAAGATACACGGCGTGCAGCAGCTTCGCGGCGTGACCTATGCCATAATCCCCGACCAGATCGAGGCGGGCACCTATATGATGGCGGCCGCCGCCACCCAGGGGGATATAATCGTAAAGAATGTGACGCCACAGCACCTGGCGTCTATCTCCGCGAAGCTGGTGGAGATGGGCGTGCGGGTGGAGGAGGGGGACGACACTGTGCGGGTCACCTGCGACAGGCAGCTTAGAAAGTGCAACGTGAAGACCCTTCCACACCCGGGCTTTCCCACGGATATGCAGCCCCAGATAACCACCCTGCTCTGCGGGGCGGGGGGCATCAGTATGGTAACGGAGAGTATCTTCAGCGGCGGGCGCTTCAAGTATGTGGACGAGCTTCGGAAGATGGGGGCCGTGATCACTGTTGAAGGCAGTCTCGCCGTGGTGGAGGGCGTACCCAGGCTCAAGGGGGCGCCGGTGCGTGCCCTGGACCTTCGGGCCGGGGTAGCCATGGTGCTGGCCGGGCTCATGTGCGACGGGGTTACCCAGGTGGAGAACATCAAGTATATCGAGCGTGGCTATGAGAATATAGTGGACAAGCTGGCAAGCCTTGGGGCGGATATCTACCTGGAGAAGGACCCGGGGCGGGCCGTGTATCAGGTGGGCTGATCGATGTTGGCAAGAAGAGTTTTACACCCTGCCCGGTTGGCAGGGTGATTTTATGGGGAGGTGCAGACATGGCCAGGTTCTGCCCGCTGTTCTCGGGAAGCTCCGGGAACAGCTCGTATCTCGGGTCCCGCAGCGCAGGGGTGCTCATCGACGCGGGGGTAAGCGCCCGCAGGCTTGAGGGGCGCATGAAGCTCTGCGGCATAGACCCGCTGGCGGTGGGGGGGATACTGGTCACCCACGAGCACAGCGACCATATCAGCGGCCTTAGGGTGTTCGCAAAGAGGTACGGCCTGCCGGTGTACGGCTCTGAGGGGACAATAAGGGCCATATCAGGGTCTTTGGAGGGTGTGGAGCTTATCGACATAAAGTCAGGCGCGGAGATTTCCGGGATGGAGGTCAAGCCCTTTCCCATCTCCCACGACTGCCTGCAGCCCACGGGCTACCGGGTACATACCAGCGACGGCAGGGACTTCTGCTTGGCGACGGACCTGGGCTATCTCTCCCTTGAGGTGAAGGAGAACCTTTTGGGCTGTGACCTGGTGGTGCTGGAATCAAACCACGATATCGAGATGCTGCGGAACGGCCCCTACCCCTATCACCTGAAGCGGCGTATACTCTCCGACCGGGGACACCTTTCAAACGCCGCCTGCGCAGGGTTTTTGCCGGAGCTTTTGAAGAGCGGGGTGCGCCGGTATATGCTGGCTCATCTCAGCGACACCAACAATACTCCAAGGCTGGCCCTTGAGACCTCACTGTCGGTCCTGGTGCAGGCGGGGTTCGTCCGGGACGTGGACTTTATTTTGCAGGTGGCGGCGCCCGAGAACACCGAGAGCAAGACCGTGATATTTTAGGGGGCGGTTGGTTATGCTGGGGGTGAAGATAGTCTGTGTGGGGAAGCTGAAGGAGGAGTTCTGGCGGGCGGCGGTGAGGGAGTATGAGAAGCGGCTGTCCTCCCTCTGCCGGTTTGAGATAGTGGAGCTGCCCGAGGCGAAGCTGCCGGGCTCGCCCACGGCGGGGGAGATATCGGCGGCGCTGGAAAAGGAGGGGGAAGCGATAACCCCAAGGCTCTCCGGGCTTATAGTCCCCATGTGCATAGAGGGTCGGCAGCTGGACTCGGAGGGCTTCAGCAGACTGCTCTCAGGGGCCATGCAGAGCCCGGGGGCGGTGAGCTTTGTGATTGGCAGCTCCTATGGGCTTGCGGACCAGGTGAAGGGCCTGGGGCGGGGGATATCCATGTCGCCCATGACATTTCCCCATCAGCTGGCCCGGGTGATGCTCTGTGAGCAGATTTACAGGGGGCTTCAGATTTTGCGGGGAGCGCCGTACCATAAATAAAATGCCGCCTTTGGGTGGCTTTCTTTCTTTGTGCAATATTACAGATAGAAAAATGCCCGCTTCCATGTTATAATACCCATATATAAGGGGCACAGGGAGTGAGGGTATGTACGGGGCCATTCTTGGGGATATCGCCGGGTCGCGCTTTGAGTTTACCAGGCCGGAGAAATTCGACTGGAGGAGCGAGGAGCTTTTTGGTGCCATGAGCAAATACACCGACGACACCGTACTGACCGTGGCCACAAAGTACGCGGTGATAACCGGCGTGCCCTATTTCCGGGCGTACCAGCGCTTCGGGCGGCGGTATATGCAGGCGGGCTATGGGCCCATGTTTAAGAGCTGGCTGCACAGCCGCTCTGAGAAGGGCTATAACAGCTATGGAAACGGCTCGGCCATGCGGGTAAGCTACATAGGAGGACATTTTGACACC encodes the following:
- the plsY gene encoding glycerol-3-phosphate 1-O-acyltransferase PlsY yields the protein MQAKAVIILALVISAVIGYLLGGVNWAIILTRIVQRKDIRDQGSGNAGMTNVLRSVGKLPALLTFAGDFLKCVIAVLLSQLIMNWMFMNPDVLLSPDYAPTAELLRCARYAAGAACVVGHIFPVYYGFRGGKGIVAAAAMIALTDWRVFLAVIATFGLLFLWRKIISLASVTCAALYPVYTFLIVFLVDFQRWGRPVWYLLTAVGVSLFVGALVLIKHRANIGRLLRGEEKPIVGRK
- a CDS encoding NUDIX domain-containing protein codes for the protein MDCNFITAEGRFNFRAAAVIPHGGRLLGMRDEADSDHFHYLPGGRVHLNETMAEALQREIWEELGVSSRVVRPLWLRESIDGRTEPPYHGLEVYFLVELDWGALPSLEGHFNRVDTDGCRHFFQWLELGDSPDYIHPDFVQQSFPNLPERFTLITENSAVLPGGDVKFPTSEGLFNFRTAGIFVHNGLLLAMKEPNIDHYYLPGGRVRMNETMEEGLCREIGEELGLSARSVRPLWLCESFFVLGERPVHEIAMYYLAEMDWCGLPSLREEFTLADSDGEEHNYRWLTVEEVRSARIYPVPMQKHWPGLPGEFTFFSDVRDRRSL
- a CDS encoding UDP-N-acetylglucosamine 1-carboxyvinyltransferase; translated protein: MDKYVIHGGRRLCGEVVINGAKNAAVAILPAVILSDSPCRIENLPDISDVKNAAYILEEMGAVVSYPDRHTIEIDPRPIDTHVVSAEVARRMRGSYYFIGALLGRCRRALVPLPGGCDFGVRPIDQHLKGFEALGCEHSLDNGGMISVVAPNDLFGAHIYLDMVSVGATINIMLTAVKARGVTVIENAAREPHVVDLANFLNTMGADVRGAGTDTIKIHGVQQLRGVTYAIIPDQIEAGTYMMAAAATQGDIIVKNVTPQHLASISAKLVEMGVRVEEGDDTVRVTCDRQLRKCNVKTLPHPGFPTDMQPQITTLLCGAGGISMVTESIFSGGRFKYVDELRKMGAVITVEGSLAVVEGVPRLKGAPVRALDLRAGVAMVLAGLMCDGVTQVENIKYIERGYENIVDKLASLGADIYLEKDPGRAVYQVG
- a CDS encoding MBL fold metallo-hydrolase, which gives rise to MARFCPLFSGSSGNSSYLGSRSAGVLIDAGVSARRLEGRMKLCGIDPLAVGGILVTHEHSDHISGLRVFAKRYGLPVYGSEGTIRAISGSLEGVELIDIKSGAEISGMEVKPFPISHDCLQPTGYRVHTSDGRDFCLATDLGYLSLEVKENLLGCDLVVLESNHDIEMLRNGPYPYHLKRRILSDRGHLSNAACAGFLPELLKSGVRRYMLAHLSDTNNTPRLALETSLSVLVQAGFVRDVDFILQVAAPENTESKTVIF
- a CDS encoding 23S rRNA (pseudouridine(1915)-N(3))-methyltransferase RlmH; this encodes MLGVKIVCVGKLKEEFWRAAVREYEKRLSSLCRFEIVELPEAKLPGSPTAGEISAALEKEGEAITPRLSGLIVPMCIEGRQLDSEGFSRLLSGAMQSPGAVSFVIGSSYGLADQVKGLGRGISMSPMTFPHQLARVMLCEQIYRGLQILRGAPYHK